A genomic segment from Anas platyrhynchos isolate ZD024472 breed Pekin duck chromosome 5, IASCAAS_PekinDuck_T2T, whole genome shotgun sequence encodes:
- the TGFB3 gene encoding transforming growth factor beta-3 proprotein gives MVQREGRAPLSPRGGGGGGGAARAAAAAAAAAAAADTCGGAARRGAPGSAGRGAAHGEGARRGEARRPPPLLLAERCQLFLEVVSGARRGEFMHLLAKPQPAGSGEAAAGAPPGPPRPLAAAAAARGALPGAAAAPSPMKMYVQRALVLLSLLSFATVSLALSSCTTLDLDHIKKKRVEAIRGQILSKLRLTSPPETVGPAHVPYQILALYNSTRELLEEMEEEKEESCSQDNTESEYYAKEIHKFDMIQGLPEHNELGICPKGVTSNVFRFNVSSAEKNSTNLFRAEFRVLRVPNPSSKRSEQRIELFQILRPDEHIAKQRYLSGRNVQTRGSPEWLSFDVTETVREWLLHRESNLGLEISIHCPCHTFQPNGDILENLHEVLEIKFKGIDNEDDYGRGDLGRLKKQKDLHNPHLILMMLPPHRLESPTLGGQRKKRALDTNYCFRNLEENCCVRPLYIDFRQDLGWKWVHEPKGYFANFCSGPCPYLRSADTTHSTVLGLYNTLNPEASASPCCVPQDLEPLTILYYVGRTPKVEQLSNMVVKSCKCS, from the exons ATGGTGCAGCGAGAGGGGCGGGCGCCGCTCTccccccgcggcggcggcggcggcggcggggcggctcgggccgctgctgctgctgctgctgctgctgctgctgctgacacgtgcggcggcgcggcgcggcggggcgctCCCGGCTccgcggggcgcggggcggcgcaTGGGGAAGGAGCCCGGCGCGGCGAGGCACGGCGCCCGCCGCCGCTTCTCCTCGCGGAGCGCTGCCAGCTCTTCCTGGAAGTCGTGAGCGGCGCTCGGCGCGGTGAGTTCATGCACCTCCTCGCCAAGCCTCAGCCCGCGGGATCTGGGGAGGCTGCCGCCGGAGCACCGCCCGGTCCCCCGCGCccgctcgccgccgccgccgccgcccgggggGCTCTCccgggggccgccgccgccccctcgCCCATGAAGATGTACGTGCAAAGGGCTCTGGTGCTGCTCTCGCTGCTGAGCTTCGCCACCGTGAGCCTCGCGCTGTCCTCCTGCACCACCTTGGACCTCGACCACATCAAGAAGAAGCGGGTGGAAGCCATTCGGGGGCAGATCCTGAGCAAGCTGCGGCTCACCAGCCCCCCGGAGACCGTGGGGCCGGCTCATGTGCCCTACCAGATCCTGGCCCTCTACAACAGCACccgggagctgctggaggagatggaggaggagaaggaggagagctgctcgCAGGACAACACCGAGTCCGAATACTATGCCAAAGAGATCCATAAATTTGACATGATCCAGGGCCTCCCCGAGCACA ATGAGTTGGGCATTTGCCCCAAAGGTGTCACCTCCAACGTGTTCCGCTTCAACGTGTCCTCGGCAGAGAAGAACAGCACCAACCTGTTCCGAGCCGAGTTCCGGGTACTGCGTGTGCCCAACCCGAGCTCCAAACGCAGTGAGCAGCGCATTGAGCTCTTCCAG ATCCTTCGGCCGGATGAGCACATAGCAAAGCAGCGCTACCTCAGCGGCAGGAACGTGCAGACACGGGGCTCCCCTGAGTGGCTGTCCTTCGATGTCACCGAGACTGTGCGCGAGTGGCTCCTGCACAGAG AGTCCAACCTTGGCCTGGAAATTAGCATACACTGCCCTTGCCATACTTTTCAGCCCAATGGGGACATCTTGGAGAACTTGCATGAGGTGTTGGAGATCAAATTCAAAG GCATTGACAACGAGGATGACTATGGCCGTGGGGACTTAGGGCGCCTGAAGAAGCAGAAGGACTTGCATAATCCCCACCTCATCTTGATGATGTTACCCCCACACCGCCTGGAGAGCCCAACGCTGGGGGGCCAGAGGAAGAAACGGGCCCTGGATACCAACTACTGCTTTCG GAACCTGGAGGAGAACTGCTGCGTGCGTCCTCTTTACATCGACTTCCGACAGGACCTGGGCTGGAAGTGGGTCCACGAGCCTAAAGGCTACTTTGCTAACTTCTGTTCGGGCCCTTGTCCGTACCTGCGCAGCGCAGACACCACTCACAGCACG GTGCTGGGCTTATACAACACGCTGAACCCTGAGGCATCTGCCTCGCCCTGCTGTGTCCCCCAGGACCTGGAGCCACTCACCATCTTGTACTACGTCGGGAGGACCCCCAAAGTGGAGCAGCTCTCCAACATGGTGGTGAAATCCTGCAAGTGCAGCTGA